A single Anopheles maculipalpis chromosome 3RL, idAnoMacuDA_375_x, whole genome shotgun sequence DNA region contains:
- the LOC126564911 gene encoding CLIP domain-containing serine protease B15, with translation MRWLVCSIVSLSLVLAVVGELLNSGDACKTPSGTAGICEPVKNCTYVRKILQSPDFSHYDTNYLETLQCGEMKIPMRKKPIPLLCCPKFGNAPTCGAQHIADRIYFGEETERGEHPWAALLFYNVGRNRTVPKCGGALVSERYVITAAHCTVDKPNWKLLYVRFNEFNTSSPDNCTTVENDEVICREDYAVETITPHPDYDMYNISRPNDICILRLASDVTFNDYVRPICLPFDLAIQQLPVADEIFTVTGWGETEERRPSDVQKHVDLPGLENEACNSVYAVANVTLTDRQLCIGGLNGSDSCRGDSGGPLMREVGGGWYLVGVVSFGARFCGTQNLPGVYTNIAKYLDWMETVMFVEQYL, from the exons TGGTGCTGGCTGTGGTCGGCGAGTTGCTCAACAGTGGCGATGCGTGTAAAACACCGTCCGGTACGGCGGGCATTTGTGAACCGGTGAAAAATTGTACGTACGTGCGGAAGATTCTGCAAAGTCCGGACTTTTCCCACTACGACACAAACTATCTGGAAACGTTACAATGTGGCGAAATGAAGATTCCGATGAGGAAGAAGCCTATTCCCTTG CTGTGCTGTCCAAAGTTTGGCAATGCACCTACGTGCGGAGCGCAGCATATAGCCGATCGAATCTATTTCGGCGAGGAAACGGAACGGGGCGAACATCCGTGGGCTGCCCTGTTGTTCTACAACGTTGGCAGAAACCGTACCGTGCCAAAGTGTGGTGGTGCGCTCGTTTCGGAGCGGTATGTGATAACGGCTGCACACTGCACCGTAGACAAACCGAACTGGAAGCT ACTGTATGTCCGTTTCAATGAATTCAACACGTCCAGCCCGGATAACTGTACCACGGTGGAAAACGATGAGGTCATCTGCCGTGAAGACTACGCGGTGGAAACGATTACTCCGCACCCCGACTACGACATGTACAACATTTCGCGTCCCAATGACATCTGTATCCTACGGCTTGCTTCCGATGTCACGTTCAATGACTACGTACGTCCCATCTGTTTGCCGTTCGATCTCGCCATACAACAGCTTCCAGTAGCGGATGAAATCTTCACCGTTACCGGTTGGGGAGAAACAGAAGAGA GAAGGCCCAGTGACGTACAGAAACACGTGGATTTGCCCGGATTGGAAAATGAAGCCTGCAATTCAGTATATGCCGTGGCAAACGTTACCCTTACGGATCGACAATTGTGTATCGGTGGGTTGAATGGTTCTGATTCCTGCCGGGGAGATTCCGGAGGACCATTGATGCGAGAAGTTGGTGGTGGCTGGTACCTTGTAGGTGTGGTCAGTTTTGGGGCACGGTTTTGTGGTACGCAAAATTTGCCCGGGGTGTATACAAACATCGCAAAATATTTGGACTGGATGGAGACGGTTATGTTCGTGGAACAATATTTGTAG